The proteins below come from a single Juglans regia cultivar Chandler chromosome 12, Walnut 2.0, whole genome shotgun sequence genomic window:
- the LOC108979248 gene encoding cyclin-D3-2-like, producing MALQEEETQQLQSPQMVLDGLFCEEESFEEEDGIEEEGRKNADEYVKKHSLFRSVLVENDMVWDNDELVSLIIKEGETHVCLSSLISDGPLMVARKEAVDWILRVKAHYGFSALTAFLAVNYFDRFASGLMFQRDKPWMSHLATVACLSLAAKVEETQVPLLLDLQVEESKYVFEAKTIQRMELLVLSTLQWRMNPVTPISFFDHIIRRLGLKTHLHWEFLWRCERLIVSVIADSRVMSYLPSVLATATMLHVIEDVEPYNPLEYQNQLTNVLKISEEKLNECYKLIQEISESHGHNHNRSNKRKHLSAPGSPNGVIDASFSCDSSNDSWAVASSSPEPSFKRSRAQDQQMRLPSLNRVCGCSW from the exons ATGGCTCTGCAGGAAGAAGAAACCCAACAGCTACAAAGCCCTCAAATGGTCCTTGATGGTCTCTTCTGTGAGGAGGAGAgttttgaggaagaagatggtaTCGAGGAAGAAGGGAGGAAGAATGCTGATGAGTATGTGAAAAAGCACTCACTTTTCCGTTCAGTTTTGGTAGAGAATGACATGGTTTGGGATAATGATGAGCTTGTGTCCCTAATTATTAAAGAAGGAGAAACCCATGTTTGTCTGAGCAGTCTGATCTCAGATGGACCTTTGATGGTAGCTCGGAAAGAGGCTGTGGATTGGATTTTGAGGGTTAAGGCGCACTATGGGTTCTCTGCTTTGACCGCTTTTCTCGCTGTGAATTACTTCGATAGGTTTGCTTCTGGCCTGATGTTCCAGCGGGACAAGCCCTGGATGAGCCATCTCGCCACCGTGGCTTGTCTTTCTCTGGCTGCCAAGGTGGAGGAGACCCAAGTGCCACTTCTCTTAGACTTGCAA GTGGAGGAATCAAAGTATGTGTTTGAAGCAAAGACTATTCAGAGAATGGAGCTTCTAGTGCTGTCCACTCTTCAATGGAGGATGAATCCGGTGACCCCAATTTCCTTCTTTGATCACATCATCAGGAGGCTTGGTTTGAAGACCCACTTGCATTGGGAGTTTCTGTGGAGGTGTGAGCGCCTTATTGTTTCTGTCATTGCCG ATTCGAGGGTTATGAGCTATCTTCCGTCGGTATTAGCTACTGCAACAATGCTTCATGTTATTGAAGATGTTGAGCCATATAATCCCCTGGAATATCAGAACCAGCTTACTAATGTTCTTAAAATCAGTGAG GAAAAACTAAATGAGTGCTACAAGCTTATCCAGGAAATATCTGAGAGCCATGGCCACAATCATAATCGAAGTAACAAGCGAAAGCATCTGTCAGCACCGGGCAGCCCAAATGGCGTTATTGATGCATCTTTCAGCTGTGATAGCTCTAATGACTCATGGGCTGTGGCATCATCATCCCCAGAGCCTTCTTTCAAAAGGAGCAGAGCACAGGATCAGCAGATGCGGTTGCCTTCACTAAACCGTGTCTGTGGGTGTTCTTGGTAG